A region of Kribbella sp. NBC_01245 DNA encodes the following proteins:
- a CDS encoding NADP-dependent isocitrate dehydrogenase, producing the protein MAKIKVKNPVVELDGDEMTRIIWQFIKDRLIHPYLDIDLKYYDLGIENRDATDDQVTVDAAEAIKQYGVGVKCATITPDEARVEEFGLKQMWRSPNGTIRNILGGVIFREPIVISNIPRLVPGWTKPIIIGRHAHGDQYKAANFKVPGAGQLTIKFQPADGSEPIEQVVADYGDDGGVAMGMFNTNKSIEAFARASLSYGLQRNLPVYMSTKNTVLKSYDGAFKDIFQKIFDEEFKEEFEKNGLTYEHRLIDDMVASALKWEGGYVWACKNYDGDVQSDTVAQGFGSLGLMTSVLMAPDGKTVEAEAAHGTVTRHYRQHQAGKPTSTNPIASIFAWTGGLKHRGKLDNTPEVIAFAEALEAVCVETVEQGLMTKDLAVLVGPDQAWLTTEEFLAALDENLQKKVAGL; encoded by the coding sequence ATGGCCAAGATCAAGGTGAAGAACCCGGTCGTCGAGCTCGACGGCGACGAGATGACGCGGATCATCTGGCAGTTCATCAAGGACCGCCTGATCCACCCCTATCTCGACATCGACCTCAAGTACTACGACCTGGGCATCGAGAACCGGGACGCGACCGACGACCAGGTCACCGTCGACGCGGCCGAGGCCATCAAGCAGTACGGCGTGGGCGTCAAGTGCGCCACCATCACCCCCGACGAGGCCCGGGTCGAGGAGTTCGGCCTGAAGCAGATGTGGCGCTCCCCGAACGGGACGATCCGCAACATCCTCGGCGGCGTGATCTTCCGTGAGCCGATCGTCATCTCCAACATCCCGCGGCTGGTGCCGGGCTGGACCAAGCCGATCATCATCGGCCGTCACGCGCACGGCGACCAGTACAAGGCGGCGAACTTCAAGGTTCCCGGGGCCGGTCAGCTGACGATCAAGTTCCAGCCGGCCGACGGCTCCGAGCCGATCGAGCAGGTGGTCGCGGACTACGGCGACGACGGCGGTGTGGCGATGGGCATGTTCAACACCAACAAGTCCATCGAGGCCTTCGCCCGCGCCTCACTGTCGTACGGCCTGCAGCGCAACCTGCCGGTGTACATGTCGACGAAGAACACCGTTCTCAAGTCGTACGACGGCGCCTTCAAGGACATCTTCCAGAAGATCTTCGACGAGGAATTCAAGGAGGAGTTCGAGAAGAACGGCCTCACCTACGAGCACCGCCTGATCGACGACATGGTCGCCTCGGCGCTGAAATGGGAGGGCGGGTACGTCTGGGCGTGCAAGAACTATGACGGTGACGTGCAGTCCGACACCGTCGCGCAGGGGTTCGGCTCGCTCGGCCTGATGACCTCGGTGCTGATGGCGCCGGATGGCAAGACCGTCGAGGCCGAGGCCGCGCACGGCACGGTCACCCGGCACTACCGCCAGCACCAGGCGGGCAAGCCGACCTCGACCAACCCGATCGCGTCGATCTTCGCGTGGACCGGCGGTCTCAAGCACCGCGGCAAGCTGGACAACACACCTGAGGTCATCGCGTTCGCGGAGGCGCTCGAGGCGGTCTGCGTCGAGACCGTCGAACAAGGCCTGATGACCAAGGACCTGGCCGTGCTCGTCGGCCCGGACCAGGCCTGGCTCACCACCGAGGAGTTCCTCGCGGCCCTCGACGAGAACCTGCAGAAGAAGGTCGCCGGCCTCTGA